A window of Bufo gargarizans isolate SCDJY-AF-19 chromosome 9, ASM1485885v1, whole genome shotgun sequence contains these coding sequences:
- the TUBB gene encoding tubulin beta chain, with product MREIVHIQAGQCGNQIGAKFWEVISDEHGIDPTGTYHGDSDLQLDRISVYYNEATGGKYVPRAILVDLEPGTMDSVRSGPFGQIFRPDNFVFGQSGAGNNWAKGHYTEGAELVDSVLDVVRKEAESCDCLQGFQLTHSLGGGTGSGMGTLLISKIREEYPDRIMNTFSVVPSPKVSDTVVEPYNATLSVHQLVENTDETYCIDNEALYDICFRTLKLTTPTYGDLNHLVSATMSGVTTCLRFPGQLNADLRKLAVNMVPFPRLHFFMPGFAPLTSRGSQQYRALTVPELTQQVFDAKNMMAACDPRHGRYLTVAAVFRGRMSMKEVDEQMLNVQNKNSSYFVEWIPNNVKTAVCDIPPRGLKMAVTFIGNSTAIQELFKRISEQFTAMFRRKAFLHWYTGEGMDEMEFTEAESNMNDLVSEYQQYQDATAEEEEDFNEEAEEEA from the exons ATGAGGGAGATCGTGCACATCCAGGCCGGCCAGTGCGGCAACCAAATCGGCGCCAAG TTTTGGGAGGTGATCAGCGACGAGCATGGAATCGACCCAACAGGGACATACCATGGAGACAGCGACCTGCAGTTGGACAGGATCAGCGTCTACTACAACGAGGCAACAG GTGGCAAATATGTCCCCAGAGCCATCCTTGTCGATCTGGAGCCAGGAACAATGGACTCTGTCCGATCCGGGCCCTTCGGACAGATATTCAGGCCCGACAACTTTGTCTTTG GACAAAGTGGTGCTGGGAACAACTGGGCTAAGGGCCACTATACAGAAGGAGCTGAGCTGGTAGACTCTGTGTTAGATGTAGTGAGGAAGGAGGCCGAGAGCTGTGATTGTCTTCAAGGCTTCCAACTCACACATTCCTTGGGTGGTGGTACTGGTTCTGGTATGGGCACACTCCTCATCAGCAAAATCCGGGAGGAGTATCCTGACCGTATCATGAACACCTTCAGTGTGGTGCCATCCCCCAAGGTATCTGATACAGTTGTGGAACCATACAATGCCACACTCTCTGTGCATCAGCTGGTCGAGAATACAGATGAGACCTACTGTATAGACAACGAGGCCCTCTACGACATCTGCTTCCGCACTCTTAAGTTGACAACCCCAACCTACGGGGATCTCAATCACTTGGTCAGCGCCACTATGAGCGGGGTAACCACCTGCTTACGTTTCCCAGGTCAACTTAATGCCGATCTCCGCAAACTGGCAGTCAACATGGTTCCCTTCCCACGTCTCCACTTCTTCATGCCAGGGTTTGCTCCACTAACCAGCCGAGGCAGTCAACAGTACCGTGCACTGACCGTGCCAGAGCTCACACAGCAGGTGTTTGATGCCAAGAACATGATGGCCGCCTGTGATCCACGACATGGCAGGTATCTGACTGTGGCAGCCGTTTTCCGTGGCCGCATGTCCATGAAGGAAGTAGATGAGCAGATGCTCAATGTCCAGAACAAGAACAGCAGTTACTTCGTAGAATGGATCCCCAACAACGTCAAGACCGCCGTGTGTGACATTCCACCACGCGGCCTTAAGATGGCAGTCACCTTCATCGGCAACAGCACCGCCATCCAGGAGCTGTTCAAACGTATCTCAGAGCAGTTCACTGCCATGTTCCGTCGCAAGGCTTTCCTCCACTGGTACACAGGGGAGGGCATGGACGAAATGGAGTTCACAGAAGCAGAGAGCAACATGAACGACCTCGTCTCCGAGTACCAACAATACCAAGATGCTacagcagaagaagaggaagatTTCAATGAAGAAGCTGAAGAGGAGGCTTAA